A window of Mycobacterium bourgelatii genomic DNA:
TGGTCACCGACGCCGTCATCAGGGTGGCGGTTTCCGCCGTGACGTTCGTGCTCGGCTGGGGGCTGGTCGGGTTCCTGTGGGCAACCGTCGCGGGTTCGGCCGCCTGGTTGATCATGCTGCTGGCGTCACCGGTGTCGCGCGCGGCGGCGCACCTGCTCACGCCGGGCAGCACCGCGACGTTCCTGCGCGGCGCCGCGCATTCCATCACCGCGGCGGGGGCCAGCGCGATTCTGGTGATGGGGTTCCCGGTGCTGCTCAAGTTGACGTCATCCCACGACCTGGGTCCAGCGGGCGGCGTCGTCATCCTGGCGGTCACGCTGACGCGGGCGCCGCTGCTGGTTCCGCTGACCGCCATGCAGGGCAATCTCATCGCTCATTTCGTCGACGAGCGCAGCCATCGCCTCCGCGCGCTGATCTCACCGGCAGCCCTGATCGGCGGCATCGGCGCCGTGGGCGTGCTGGCGGCCGGGCTGGTGGGTCCCTGGTTGCTGCGTGTCGTCTTCGGACCCGAGTATCAGGCCAGCAGCGCGCTGCTCGCGTGGCTCACCGCCGCGGCATTGGCCATCGCGCTGTTGACGCTCACCGGCGCCGCCACGGTGGCCGCGGCCATGCACCGCGCCTACGCGTCGGGTTGGGTCGGCGCGACGGTGGCCTCGGGGTTGTTGCTGATGTTGCCGCTGGCTTTGGAGACGCGGACGGTGGTCGGCCTGCTGTGCGGTCCGTTGGTCGGAATCGGCGTACACCTGACCGCGTTGGCACGCGCCGGACGCTCATCCACCGGTTCACCCCCCGACAGCGTGTAACTTGTGGGGCACTGATGGTCTTGAACAAGAACCCCGAAACGCACTATCCGGACGTCTGGGTCGTCGTCCCCGATTTCAACGAAGCCGCGGTCATCGGCGAGGTGATCGCCGATCTGCGATCGGTTTTCGACAACGTCGTCTGCGTGGACGACGGCAGCAGCGACGACTCCGGTGAGATCGCCCTGCGCGCCGGGGCGCACCTGGTGCGTCACCCGATCAACCTGGGCCAGGGGGCGGCCATCCAGACCGGCATCGAGTACGCCCGCAAGCAGCCCGGAGCACAGGTGTTCGCCACCTTTGACGCCGACGGGCAGCACCGCGTCAAGGATGTGGCGGCGATGGTCGACCGCCTGCGTGAGGGCGACGTGGACATCATCATCGGCACGCGGTTCGCCCAGGACTTCGAACAGGCCGCAGCCAGTCGGCCGCCGCTGTTGAAGAGAATCGTGCTGCGCACCGCCGCCCGGATCAGCCGGCGCGGCCGGCGGCTGGGCCTGACCGACACCAACAACGGGCTGCGGGTGTTCAACAAGACCGTGGCCGACGGGTTGAACCTCACCATGAGCGGCATGAGCCACGCCAGCGAATTCATCGTCTTGATCTCCGAAAATGGTTGGCGCGTAACCGAACACCCCGTTGAGGTGCTCTACACCGAGTACTCGAAGTCGAAGGGGCAGCCGTTGCTGAACGGCGTCAACATCCTTTTCGACGGGTTCCTGCGAGGGAGGATCAGACGATGAACTGGATTCAGGTGCTGCTGATCGGGTCGATCATCGCGCTGCTGGTGTTCCTGTTGCGTTCGCGCCGCAGCGCGCGGGCTCGGGCCTGGGTCAAGGTGGGTTACGTCTTGTTCGTCCTGGCCGGCATCTACGCCGTGCTGCGACCGGACGATACGACCGTGGTCGCGCACTGGTTCGGGGTGCGCCGCGGCACCGACCTGATGCTGTACGGGCTGATCATGGCGTTCAGCTTCACCACGCTGAGCACCTACATGCGGTTCAAGGACCTGGAACTGCGCTACGCCCGGCTCGCTCGCGCGGTGGCCATCGAGGCCGCCCAGGTGCCCGCTCCACCGCAGGGGCTCGCCACGGACACCGCAGCCCGGTAGTCTGCAGCGGCCCGTCCGATCGTCGTGATCCGCCCGACAGATTGCGCTTGAGCCGCGCGGGGAACAAGAGTCACGGGCGTCCTTTTTTTGGGTCAACCGGCAGGCCGAGGACTACACGACGATGACTGGGAACATCGAATCGCACATCGCTATCGAAGCGGCGCGGCTGCGCGCCGTCGATCGTTACCTGCGGGCCGATCTGCCGTCCGAGACGGCCCTGAAACGCATTGCGATCTTGGCGACCCAGATCTTCGACGTGCCGATGGCCACCGTGGCGATCGTCGATCGTGACCGGATTTTGCGGATCGCGGCGCACGGCATGGAAAGCGAAGTGCGCCAGCTTGCGCGTGACGTCGGGCTATGTGCGTCGGTCGTGCTCGCCGACACTCCGGTTGTGGTGAATGACGCGCTCACCGATCCCCGGACTGCCAGCAATCAGTTCGTGCACGAGCACGGGATTCGGTTTTACGCCGGCGCCCCCATCGTGACCCGGTACGGGCACAGGCTAGGCGCGGTGGCCGTGATGGATCGGGACGCACGCGCCGCGTCGGCCAAGGAACTGGAGATCCTGCAGAATCTCGCCGCGATAGTCATGGAACAACTCGAGCTGCGGCTGTCGTATTTCGATGTGCTCAGTGCGGAGCAGGACCGGCGTGGGGCCGCGGAAGACGCGCGCGACGAGGCCAGACGGGACCGCGACAGCGCCGAGTTGATCCGCGACAACGCCGAACTCGACCGTGACGAAGCCCGGCGCGCTCGCGACCAGGCCCGCGTCGACCGCGACGATGCGGTGCGCGACCGGGGTATCGCCGAGCACGATCGGGACCTGACCGAAGAGTATGCGGCGGTGCTGCAGCGCACCTTGCTGCCGCCGTCGCTGCCGACCATCGATGGCTTGGCCCTGGGTTCTTACTACCGCGCGGCGTCCTCGCGCCAGATCGGCGGCGACTTCTACGACGTGTTCCCGCTGGGCGGCGACCGCTGGGGGTTCTTCCTCGGCGACGTGCTCGGTCACGGCCCGGAGGCCGCCGTGGTGACCTCGCTGATCCGCTACACCTTGCGGGCGGCGGCGCTGCATTACCCCGATCTGACCCGGGGACTGGCCGAACTCAACTCCGTCATGATGGGCGAGGCCGCGCCGCGGCGGTTCTGCACCGTGTTGTTCGGCACCTTCGAGCCGGACAGCTCCGGCGACGGGTTCGAGGTGCGCCTGGCGACCGGCGGCCATCCGCCGGCGTTGCTGGTCGATCCTGCCGATGGATCCGTCGCAGAGGTCCGCCCGGATGGCGGGATGTTGGTGGGTGCCTTGCCCGACGCCACCTTCGCGGCCTGCGAAGTCCACCTGCGCGCCGGCCAGACGCTGCTGTGCTATACCGACGGGATCATCGAGGCACGTCGCGGCCCGATGCCGTTCGACGAGGGCAGTCTGGCCGCCTTCGCCGCCGAGCACGCCGCCAGGGGCGCGCGCGGCCTGATCGATGACATCGCCACGCTGGTCCCGAAGTTGGAACCGCGCGACGACATCGCCGTGCTGGCGTTCGAAGCCACCGCCTAGCCGGCCGGCCGGTCAGTCGCCGTGCTTATGGCGGAAATACTCGACCGTGCGCCGAATTCCGTCGTCCAGCTCCACCTGGGGGCGCCAGCCCAACACCCGTTCCGCCAGGCCGATGTCCAGGCAGGACCGCCGCAGGTCACCCAGCCGCGGCGGGTGAAACTCGGGGTCGTCCGGCCCGCCGACGGCGGTCGCCACCGCGGTGTGAAGCTGCCGGTCCGAGGTCTCCACGCCCGTGCCGATGTTGAACCGCTGCCCGCCACCCTGGTCGCCGGAAGCTCTGACGAAGGCGTCCACCACGTCATCGACGAACACGTAGTCGCGGGTGTTGGTGCCGTCGCCGAACACCTTGGTGGGCTTACCGGACAACAGCGCCTGGGCGAAGATGGCCACCACTCCCGCTTCGCCGTGCGGATCCTGCCGCGGACCGTAGACGTTGGCCGGCGCGATGTGCGAGCACTCCAGGCCGTACAGGTGCCGGAAGGTGTTCAGGTAGATCTCACCGGACACCTTGCCCGCGGCGTACGGCGAGGCGGGGTCGGTCGGCACGGTCTCCGGCGTCGGGTACACCGGCGGGGTGCCGTAGATGGATCCGCCCGACGAGGTGTGCACGACCTTGCGGACGTTGGTGCGCCGCGCCGCCTCGGCCAGCCGAATGGTGCCAACCACGTTGACCGACGCGTCGAACTGCGGATCCGCCACGGAATGCCGCACGTCGATCTGGGCGGCCAGGTGAAACACCACTTCGGGCCGGTGCGCCTCGAAGATGGCTTCCAGGTCCGCGGTGACGATGTCCGCCTCGACGAAGGTGTGGGCGGGGTTGTCGGCGAGATGCTCGATGTTGGTGGCCCGGCCGGTTGCGAAATTGTCCAGGCCAACCACCGTGTGGCCGTCGGCGAGGAGGCGGTCGACTAGCGTCGACCCGATGAAACCGGCTGCCCCGGTGACCAGTGCGCGCACCGGCCCACCATACCGGCGGGTCGTTCTGTTGGCCGCAACGCTGATCGTTGTGCAGTTGGGTGTCCGCGCCGCGCTGGCGTTCGGCGGCTATTTCTACTGGGACGATCTGATTCTGGTCGGCAGGGCCAGCACGCAGGGACTGCTGTCTCCGGGGTACCTCTTTGACGACCACGACGGGCACGTGATGCCGGCGGCGTTCCTGGTCGCCGGCGCCATCATCCGGCTGGCCCCGCTGGTCTGGACCGGGCCGGCGATCAGCCTGGTGGTGCTGCAGTTGTTGGCGTCGCTGTCGCTGTTGCGCGCGCTGCACGTGATCCTCGGCTGGCGTCCGGTTCTGCTGATCCCGCTGACGTTCGCGCTGTTCACGCCGCTGGGTGTGCCGGGGTTCGCGTGGTGGGCGGCGGCGCTGAACTCGCTGCCGATGCTGGCGGCGCTCGCGTGGGTGTGCGCGGATGCGATCCTGCTGGTCCGAACGGGCAACCAGCGGTACGCGGTGACGGGCGTGCTGGTCTATTTCGGCGGGTTGTTGTTCTTTGAGAAGGCGGCGGTGATTCCGTTCGTCGCATTCGTGGTTGCCGCGCTGGTGTGTCACGTGGCTGGTGACGGACGGTCGCTGCGCACGGTGTGGCGGGCCGGATTCCGGTTGTGGGTCGCGTCGCTGACCCTGACGGTCGCCTGGGCCGGACTGTATCTGGCCGTGGTGGATCAGCGGCGGTGGAGCTCGGACCTGGGCATGACGTGGGATCTGCTGCGCCGCTCGATCACCCACGGCATCGTGCCGGGGCTGGCCGGCGGGCCGTGGGAGTGGAATCGGTGGGCACCGGCGTCGCCGTGGGCCACTCCCCCGCCGGCGGTCATGGCCCTCGGCTGGCTGGTTTTGGTTGCGCTGCTTGTTTTTTCATTGGTTCGCAAGCAGCGCATCGGACCGGTTTGGGTGACCGCGGTCGGTTACGCCCTGGCCTGCCAGGTGCCCATCTACCTGATGCGGTCATCGCGGTTCACCGCACTCGAATTGGCCCAAACGTTGCGGTATTTCCCGGATCTCGTGGTCGTCCTGGCGCTGTTGGCCGCCGTCGCGTTCACGGCGCCGAACCGGCCTGGCGCGCGTTGGCTGGATGCGTCGCCGGCCCGCGGCGCCGTGACAGTCGTTGTGGCCGCGCTGTTTCTGGCCAGCTGCCTGTACTCGACGGCCACCTTCCTGACGTCCTGGCGCGACAACCCTGCGGAGCCGTACCTGAAGAATGCCCGCGCGAGCTTGGCGGCCGCGCAGTTGGAGTCGAATGCGCCGCTGCTGGATCAGGAGGTCGATCCGCTGGTGCTGCAACGGGTGGCGTGGCCGGAGAACCTGGCCAGCAACATGTTCGGCCTGCTCGCCGACAGGCCTGAATTCGCCAGCGCTACAACGCAATTGCGAATGTTTAACAGCGCTGGCGTGCTGGTGGATGCGAGAGTGACGTGGGTCCGCCACATCGTGCCGGGGCCGATGCCGCAGTGCGGGTACTTCGCGCAGCCGGACCGGCCGGCCCAATTGCTGTTGGACGGACCGCTGCTGCCGGCCGACTGGACTGTCGAACTGAATTACCTGGCCAACATCGACGGCTCCATGACCGTGGCGTTGAGCGAGGGCCCTGACACGAAGGTTCCGGTCCACCCGGGACTCAACCGGGTTTACGTCCGACTGCCCGGCGCTGGCGACGTCATCACCGTACGAGCCAACACCGCCGCGCTGGCGGTCTGCATTGCGGCGGGACCGGTCGGCTTTCTGGCGCCCGTCTGAGCTGCCGATGTCCTATCTGATGGCGGCCCCGGACTTCCTGGCTGCGGCGGGAACGGACTTGGCGGTGCGCCCGGCTTAACGTCGCTCACAGCCAGCGATCACCCAGCGTCACACTGGGGTGGCGCTCAGGCGTGAACGTCGAGCCAGCGTGACGTTCGGCGCGGCCGTGGTAGGCCAGCATGCCGAACAGACGCGGGACGCTCAGTCGTCGATGTGGTCGGGTGGGTCGGCGAAGGCGCCAGCAGGTTGAAAACCCGGGCCGAGCACGTCGCACTGCTTATCGGGGGCGAAGTAGGAACTGGCGCCGCGCTGAATCAGGTTCATGAATCCCACGCAACGCTGCCAGGTGCCGTCGGGCTGGACCGGGCCGTCGCACTTGCTGATAATTCCGAATCCGCCGTATACGCAGCCCGCGTTCGCGGGCGGCGCTGCGGCGATCGACCCGCCGGCCAGCAAAGCGGCCACGCCCAGGCCGGCGATGAGGACGCCGATCCCCCGTTGCAGGGTGAATTTGAGTGCAAGCATTGCGTCCCCTTCGATTTGCCGCAGACCAATCATTTCATCGCAGCGGGACTGGGCAAAGCGTCTTGCGCGACTGTTTCAGCAACTGGACAACAGCCGAGTGAAGTGGAAGCGACTAGCGCACCACAGGCGTACCTAGAGCTGACTGGCCGTTCCTGACACACCGAATGAGCCGCCGCCACCGGTGCCCGGAGCACCGCCGAGGCCTGCACTGGCCTGAGCCAGGGTAGTCGCCCGGGCGTCGCCGCCCTCACCGCCGCTACCCCCCTTGCCGGGACTCCCGGTGCCGCCCGTGCCGCCGTGACCGCCGGTGGCGCTTCCGCTTCCCCAGTTCAATGCATAGGCGCCGTCGCCGCCGTGACCGCCGGTCGGGCCAGTTCCGCCGGTACCGCCAGCGCCACCGATGGCATAACCGCTGCCGCCTCCCGGTCCATAGGTATAACCCATGATCGAGCCAGGTCCCCCGTCACCGCCGGCGCCGCCGACGGTGGTACCAGCGCCGCCGTGCCCCCCCTGACCGCCGACGGCGACTCCTGTTCCTCCGCCGGCCGAGATGTACGCGCTACCGCCGTTGCCACCCGCACCACCGGCGCCCGCGAGACCGGTGCCCCCGTTACCGCCGTTACCCCCGTAGGAGCTGCTGTCGTTCATGCCGCTGGTCTGGACGGAGACGCTGCCTCCGTCCCCGCCACGCCCACCGTTGGCGCCCGTGCCCCCATCGCCGCCTAACCCGCCGGTGCCTCCGATGATCGAACCGCTGCCGCCGTTGCCACCGCGGCCGCCGTCGCCCATCTGGCCTGCGGCCCCGTCGTGGCCGAATAGGGACAAGTTGGGGCCGCCGATGCCGCCCATACCTCCGGCGCCGCCGGTGCCGCCGGTGCCGCCGGCAACGGCGGCGTTCGGAGCGCCGGCGCCGTAGCCGCCCCAACCACCGGTGCCACCGGTGCCGCCGGCACCGCCGTTGCCCCACAACAATCCGCCCGCGCCGCCCGCCCCGCCCCGACCGCCGACGCCGCCGACACCCCCGTTGCGCGTGACGTTATCGACTCCCTGAGTCCCGGTCGCACCGGTTCCGCCGGTCCCGCCGCGGCCGCCGTCGCCGAACAGTCCGGCGTCCCCTCCTCGCCCACCCGTGCCGCCACCGGCAACGCCCGAGCCGCCATTGCCGCCGTTGCCGAACAACAACCCGCCCGGCCCACCGTTCTGACCGGTCCCGGCGGCGCCGTCGGCGCCGTTACCAATCAGCGGACGACCCAACAAGGCATTTGTCGGGGCATTGATCACGTTCAGCACGCCTTGCGAGAGGGCTTCAAGCGGGTTTGCGTTAGCCGCCTCGGCCGCGGCATAAGCCGCCCCCGCCCCAGTCAAAGCCGCCGCGAATCGCTCGTGATATGCCCACGCCTGGGCACTGAGCGCCTGATACTCCTGCCCGTAGCCGGAAAACAGCGCGGCTATCGCCGCCGAAACCTCGTCCCCGGCCGCGCTGAGCACGGTGCTCGTCGAGGCTGCCGCCACCGCATTCGCGGCCCGCAACATCGATCCGATGCGCGCCAGGTCCGTGGCCGCCGCACCTACCGACTCCGGTATTGCAAGTACATACGACATTGCTGCCCTCCCCAACCGCGTCGTTGTCAATCGGTTGGCTAGCCGGGCTGGATTGCCGGCCTGCACACCGCCCTGACCAGACGGTATTGAGGCAATGACGGGAGGGCGTGAGTAGTTGACTACCTAATTTTTCGGGGCAGTAATTAATGCGTCGTCGTCATGACGCAGATGGAGCCGCCTAGGAGAATCGAACTCCTGACCTATTCATTACGAGTGAATCGCTCTACCGACTGAGCTAAGGCGGCGTCAGGCGGCCCGAGTCTAGCGCAGTTCTTGACCGATGGTTGCGACCATGGCGTCAACAGCGAATTTGGGCTTGACGTTGGTGGCCAACGCCTCGCGGCACTGCAGCACCGCCTCGATGCAACGCAGCAGTCGGTCGGGGGCGGCGTGGCCGGCCAGGGAGGCGACGCGGTCGGCCATATCGGGGTGGTTGGCCTGCACTCCTCCCGCGTTGGACGCGGCCAGGAGGGCGTCGCGGAAATACGTGGCCAAATCGATCAGGGCGCGGTCCAGCGCATCACGCGAGGCGCGGGTCTGACGAGACTTCTGCCGCCGTTCCAGGTCCTTGATCGCTCCCGCCGCGCCGCGCATCGTCCCGGCGGTGCCCTTGCCGGTGCCGCCGGCCCCCAGAGCCGTGCGAAGCTCCTCGGTCTCGGTTTCCGCCCGCTCGGCGGTCAGCGCCACAGCTTCGGCTTCGGCGGCCGCGACCATCTCCTCAGCAGCCGCGTACGCCCGCGCCGGCGTCACGGCATCGCGCACCAACGCCAGCGCCTGCTCGCGCCGCTGACGGGCGTCGGAATCGGTGGCCAGTCGTCGCGCCCGACCCACGTGGCCGCCGCTGACCGAAGCCGCCCAGTTGGCTGTCTTCGCATCGAGCCCGTCGCCGTCGATGAGCACCTGCGCGATGGCCGAGGTCGACGGAGTCACCAACGCGACGTGACGACAGCGGGAGCGCAGCGTGATCGCAATGTCTTCAGGGTCGACGGATGGCGCACACAGCAGGAAAACCGTTGACGGCGGGGGCTCTTCGACGACCTTGAGCAGGGCGTTGGCGGCGCCTTCGGTCAACCGGTCGGCGTCCTCGATGACCACGATCTGGTGTCGACCGGTGGTGGGCTTGCGCGAGGCGATCTGCACGATCGCGCGCATGTCGTCGACACCGATGGACAGGCCCTCGGGAATGACCCGCCGCACGTCGGCGTGGGTGCCTGCCATCGTCGTCGTACACGCCCGGCAGAGCCCGCACCCAGGGTCTTCGTCGGAGATGCACTGCAGCGCGGCCGCGAAGCACAATGCAGCTATCGAACGTCCCGAACCGGGCGGGCCGGTGATGAGCCAGGCATGTGTCATAGTCCCGGCGCCGGCGTCGTTGTGATCAGTGTCACCGCGGGCGGCGCGAGCCGCGGCCAGCAGTTCGGCTTCCACCGCGTGTTGGCCTACCAGCCGCGTAAACACCCCGGACATCATCGGCAACAGTAGTGACCCTCACCGACAGATACCGATCGGCCATCGTTTCGCGACAATTCCGTGATCTTGAACCACCTTTCGGCCCATTTCGGCGACTTGCCGGGCCGCAAAGAAGTTTCCGACGAGTCCCCGCCTCCCGATACGGTGGGCACATGGCTAACGCGGCAACTCTGCCCAGGCGAATCAGCGCATTCGCCCGGTGGGTGGTGCGTACCCCGTGGCCAGTTTTCTCCCTGAGCATGCTGCAGGCGGACATCATCGGTGGCCTGTTCGTGCTCGGGTTCCTGCGGTACGGCCTGCCGCCGAGCGAACGCATCGAGTTGCAGGACCTGCCGACGCTCAACGTCGCGATTTTCATCGCGTCGGTGATTTTGTTGTTCTTCGCCGGGTTCGTCTGGAATCTGCGCCTGTTGGTCCCGGTCTTCCGGTGGCAACGCCGCGACAACCTGCTCGCCGAGACCGATCCCGCGGCAACCGAACTCGCCCGCAGCCGTGCGTTGCGGATGCCCTTCTACCGCACGCTGACCAGTGCGGCGGCGTGGTTCATCGGCAGCGTGGTGTTCCTCGTCGCCAGCTGGTCGGTGTCCCGCCACTCGGCGCCCGTCGTCATCGTTGCCACCGCGCTCGGCGCCACCGCCACGGCGATCATCGGTTATCTGCAATCCGAGCGGGTGTTACGGCCGGTGGCCGTGGCGGCGCTGCGCAGCGGTGTCCCGGAGAATGTCAAGGCGCCCGGCGTCATATTGCGGTTGATGCTGACCTGGATCCTGTCCACGGCGGTGCCGTTGCTGGCCATCGTGCTGGCCGTCGTGTCGGACAAGATATCCCTGCTGCACACCACCCCCGACACTCTGTTCAACCCGATCCTGCTGCTCGCGCTGGCGGCTCTGGTCATCGGAGCGGTGAGCACGCTGTTGGTGTCGATGTCGATCGCCGACCCCCTGCGCCAACTCCGCTGGGCGCTGTCGGAGGTGCAACGCGGCAACTACAACGCACACATGCAGATTTACGACGCCAGCGAACTGGGCCTGC
This region includes:
- a CDS encoding DUF2304 domain-containing protein gives rise to the protein MNWIQVLLIGSIIALLVFLLRSRRSARARAWVKVGYVLFVLAGIYAVLRPDDTTVVAHWFGVRRGTDLMLYGLIMAFSFTTLSTYMRFKDLELRYARLARAVAIEAAQVPAPPQGLATDTAAR
- a CDS encoding CDGP domain-containing protein, with protein sequence MQRGIGVLIAGLGVAALLAGGSIAAAPPANAGCVYGGFGIISKCDGPVQPDGTWQRCVGFMNLIQRGASSYFAPDKQCDVLGPGFQPAGAFADPPDHIDD
- a CDS encoding adenylate/guanylate cyclase domain-containing protein, whose protein sequence is MANAATLPRRISAFARWVVRTPWPVFSLSMLQADIIGGLFVLGFLRYGLPPSERIELQDLPTLNVAIFIASVILLFFAGFVWNLRLLVPVFRWQRRDNLLAETDPAATELARSRALRMPFYRTLTSAAAWFIGSVVFLVASWSVSRHSAPVVIVATALGATATAIIGYLQSERVLRPVAVAALRSGVPENVKAPGVILRLMLTWILSTAVPLLAIVLAVVSDKISLLHTTPDTLFNPILLLALAALVIGAVSTLLVSMSIADPLRQLRWALSEVQRGNYNAHMQIYDASELGLLQAGFNDMVRDLSERQRLRDLFGRYVGEDVARRALERGTELGGQERDVAVLFVDLVGSTQLAATRPPAEVVSLLNEFFRVVVDTIGRHGGFVNKFQGDAALAIFGAPIEHPDASGGALAAARELHDELLPVLGSAEFGIGVSAGRAIAGHIGAQARFEYTVIGDPVNEAARLTELAKLEEGHVLASAIAVSGALDAEALCWDVGEVVELRGRAAPTQLARPLNLAPAPPDAEEVSDQDEAEDEAEDEAEEIPSEASH
- a CDS encoding NAD-dependent epimerase/dehydratase family protein — translated: MRALVTGAAGFIGSTLVDRLLADGHTVVGLDNFATGRATNIEHLADNPAHTFVEADIVTADLEAIFEAHRPEVVFHLAAQIDVRHSVADPQFDASVNVVGTIRLAEAARRTNVRKVVHTSSGGSIYGTPPVYPTPETVPTDPASPYAAGKVSGEIYLNTFRHLYGLECSHIAPANVYGPRQDPHGEAGVVAIFAQALLSGKPTKVFGDGTNTRDYVFVDDVVDAFVRASGDQGGGQRFNIGTGVETSDRQLHTAVATAVGGPDDPEFHPPRLGDLRRSCLDIGLAERVLGWRPQVELDDGIRRTVEYFRHKHGD
- a CDS encoding glycosyltransferase family 2 protein, whose product is MVLNKNPETHYPDVWVVVPDFNEAAVIGEVIADLRSVFDNVVCVDDGSSDDSGEIALRAGAHLVRHPINLGQGAAIQTGIEYARKQPGAQVFATFDADGQHRVKDVAAMVDRLREGDVDIIIGTRFAQDFEQAAASRPPLLKRIVLRTAARISRRGRRLGLTDTNNGLRVFNKTVADGLNLTMSGMSHASEFIVLISENGWRVTEHPVEVLYTEYSKSKGQPLLNGVNILFDGFLRGRIRR
- a CDS encoding DNA polymerase III subunit delta' translates to MSGVFTRLVGQHAVEAELLAAARAARGDTDHNDAGAGTMTHAWLITGPPGSGRSIAALCFAAALQCISDEDPGCGLCRACTTTMAGTHADVRRVIPEGLSIGVDDMRAIVQIASRKPTTGRHQIVVIEDADRLTEGAANALLKVVEEPPPSTVFLLCAPSVDPEDIAITLRSRCRHVALVTPSTSAIAQVLIDGDGLDAKTANWAASVSGGHVGRARRLATDSDARQRREQALALVRDAVTPARAYAAAEEMVAAAEAEAVALTAERAETETEELRTALGAGGTGKGTAGTMRGAAGAIKDLERRQKSRQTRASRDALDRALIDLATYFRDALLAASNAGGVQANHPDMADRVASLAGHAAPDRLLRCIEAVLQCREALATNVKPKFAVDAMVATIGQELR
- a CDS encoding PP2C family protein-serine/threonine phosphatase, which produces MTGNIESHIAIEAARLRAVDRYLRADLPSETALKRIAILATQIFDVPMATVAIVDRDRILRIAAHGMESEVRQLARDVGLCASVVLADTPVVVNDALTDPRTASNQFVHEHGIRFYAGAPIVTRYGHRLGAVAVMDRDARAASAKELEILQNLAAIVMEQLELRLSYFDVLSAEQDRRGAAEDARDEARRDRDSAELIRDNAELDRDEARRARDQARVDRDDAVRDRGIAEHDRDLTEEYAAVLQRTLLPPSLPTIDGLALGSYYRAASSRQIGGDFYDVFPLGGDRWGFFLGDVLGHGPEAAVVTSLIRYTLRAAALHYPDLTRGLAELNSVMMGEAAPRRFCTVLFGTFEPDSSGDGFEVRLATGGHPPALLVDPADGSVAEVRPDGGMLVGALPDATFAACEVHLRAGQTLLCYTDGIIEARRGPMPFDEGSLAAFAAEHAARGARGLIDDIATLVPKLEPRDDIAVLAFEATA
- a CDS encoding PE family protein; this translates as MSYVLAIPESVGAAATDLARIGSMLRAANAVAAASTSTVLSAAGDEVSAAIAALFSGYGQEYQALSAQAWAYHERFAAALTGAGAAYAAAEAANANPLEALSQGVLNVINAPTNALLGRPLIGNGADGAAGTGQNGGPGGLLFGNGGNGGSGVAGGGTGGRGGDAGLFGDGGRGGTGGTGATGTQGVDNVTRNGGVGGVGGRGGAGGAGGLLWGNGGAGGTGGTGGWGGYGAGAPNAAVAGGTGGTGGAGGMGGIGGPNLSLFGHDGAAGQMGDGGRGGNGGSGSIIGGTGGLGGDGGTGANGGRGGDGGSVSVQTSGMNDSSSYGGNGGNGGTGLAGAGGAGGNGGSAYISAGGGTGVAVGGQGGHGGAGTTVGGAGGDGGPGSIMGYTYGPGGGSGYAIGGAGGTGGTGPTGGHGGDGAYALNWGSGSATGGHGGTGGTGSPGKGGSGGEGGDARATTLAQASAGLGGAPGTGGGGSFGVSGTASQL